From the Desulfobacterales bacterium genome, the window GCTAACCACAAAGACCGATGATGCAAAAAAATATTTTTTCGCAAACGCGAGTCAAACAGTAAATCTTGCTTCAATTAATATGACAACCCTTGCTAATGTTCCAGTTCCTATTCCTCCATTTGAAGAACAAAACGAAATCGTCCGCCGGGTGGAAGCCCTTTTCAAAACCGCTGATCAGGTGGAAGCCCGGTATAAAAAAGCCAAATCCCAGGTGGACAAACTTACGCAGTCGATCCTTGCCAAAGCCTTTCGCGGCGAGTTGGTGCCCCAGGACCCCAATGACGAACCGGCCTCGGAGCTCCTGAAACGGATTAAAGCGGAAAAAGCGAAAACAATCGCTGAAAGCAAGACTATAAAAATGACAAAAAAGACAACCCGGCGTAGAAAAAGCAGCGGTTCACTGTGAAAGCTCCAAATATGTACTGAAAATCTCCCCCGGCCCCTCTTTTCAAAAGAGGGGGGGTATTCCTCCCTTTGCCAAAGGGAGGACAGGAGGGATTTTTATACCGCTATTATCCTAAGACGATTAGATGGAGGGCGTTCCGGAAATTGCTGCCGAAGTTGCAACCTTTTCGGTGCTGTCTCATCTTTTTATAAATGTTCCTAAATAGGGAACAATTATATTGACATCCATTAGGGAACATCTTAATATATGCACATCATATCCCGGAAAAAATTAAAGGAATTTTGCGAAAGACCGGACGGCAGGGATGCCGAAGCTCCTCTGGATGCATGGTGGTACGAAGTGAAAAGGGCAAACTGGGAATCACCATCAGATATCAAAGATAAATACCGGTCGGCAAGCATCCTGAAAGACAACCGGGTGGTATTTAATATCGGAGGCAATAAATATCGATTGGTCGTCAAAATCAACTATTCCACCAAAGCGGTATTTGTCCGTTTTGTGGGGACACACAAAGAATATGACCGGATCGATGCGGAGGTGATCTGATGATCAGCCGACTCATTAAAACAGAAAAAGATTACAACCTTGCATTAAACCGTATCGAGCAGCTTATGGATGCAACATCCGGCTCCCCGGAAGCGGATGAACTTGAGCTGTTGACTGCCCTTGTGGAAATGTATGAGGATCAACACTTCCCCATGGATTTGCCTGATCCTGTTGAAGCCATCAAATTCAGGATGGAGCAGCTCGGGCTGAAACAGCAGGACCTGGTCCCCTTTATGGGAAGTCGCAGCAAGGTATCCGAAGTTCTGAACCGCAAGAAACCTCTGACGCTATCCATGATGCGGGGACTTAATAAGGGATTGGATATTCCGGCAGAGGTGCTTCTGCGGGAGCCGGGGGCGGTTTTCCCTGAAGGATTCTCTGATTTAGAGTGGTCCCGATTTCCGGTAGTGGAAATGGCCAAACGGAAATGGATTCCCGAAATCGATGGTTGTACGGATAAGAATGAGGAGTTGATGCGCGGTTTTATCAGCCGGGCAGGTGGTATTGAAGCTGTTGCCGGCGCCTGTTTGCGACAGGGATTTAGCGCCCGCATGAACGCCAAGGCGGACAAATATGCCGTTTCAGCCTGGTGTTTAAGGGTGCTGGAAAAGGCAACTGCGAGGCCGCTGGAACAAAAATACGATAAGGGGGTCTTAAGTTCCTCAGCACTTAGGGAGATTGCAAAATTGAGCTATTTCAGCAATGGTCCCCTTTTGGCCCGTGAATATCTGGAGAAACAAGGTATTCATGTAATCGTTGTCTCTCATTTGTCCAAAACCTATCTGGATGGCGCGGCCATGCTTTTGCCGGACGGCTCCCCTGTGGTAGGCCTTACCTTGCGCTACGACCGTCTTGACAATTTCTGGTTTTGTCTTTTGCACGAACTTGCTCACATTATTAAGCATCTTTCAAAAAACAAACAAATTATCGTTGACGATCTTGATCTGCGTAAACATGAGCATGCGGCCGCCGATCCTGTTGAACAAGAGGCCGATGAACTGGCCTCCGCTTCTCTGATACCGCCAAAGTATTGGGAAAAAATAAACACGCGCCCGATTCCTTCCGCCGAAAAAGTAAAAGCCCTGGCAGAAAGTCTTAAAATTCATCCGGCCATTATAGCCGGTCGAATACGATATGAATTGAATAACTTTCGGATTCTTTCACAACTTGTCGGGCATGGAAAAGCGAGGATGCTTTTTGAAACGAATGGGTAGAATTCATCATCAAGGATTGAATTCGGCATGAAGAAAATAAAAGACATACCAATATCCGACCGACCGCGTGAAAAACTTCAGCAAAAAGGGGCTGCGGCATTATCCGATCAGGAACTGCTCGCCATCCTTTTGGGCAGCGGCACTAAAACGCATGATGTCATGACCCTGTCCAATCGTATTCTGAAGGTTATGGACAAAACCAGCGCCAGTCCCACTCTTAAAGAACTTCAGAGCATCGAGGGCGTCGGTCCGGCCAAGGCCACCCTTATTGCCGCAGCTTTTGAATTTGCCCGCCGGCGCATTCGTCCGGAAGGGTTAAAAATATCCTTCCCTCCGGATGTCTTGCCGCTGATCCGTCACATAGCCGACCGCAAACAGGAGCACTTCCTCTGTGTTTCCCTCAACGGCGCCAACGAGGTCATTGCCACCCGCACTGTTTCCGTGGGCCTGGTCAATAAAACCCAGGTGCATCCCCGCGAGGTGTTTGCCGATCCCATCACCGACCGGGCGTCCGCCGTCATCGTGGCCCACAACCACCCCACCGGCAACCTGACCCCCAGTAAAGATGATGTTGAAATCACGAAGGAACTGAAGCGAGCCGGTGAAACCCTGGGCATCAAACTGCTTGACCACATCATTTTCAGCCATAAGGGGTATTATAGTTTTTTGGAAAAAAATGAACTTTGAACCTGATCACAAACAACAAATTTGCCGGTTAAATAAAAACGGTGTTGATTTAGATCTGTAAATTTGATTTTATCAGGAATCAAATGGCAACCGACCCCACTTTGATATATCATATAACCCATAAGGATAACCTTGGAAGGATTCTTTCAAATGGAGGACTGGTTGCGCAAAGCCAAATCAGCAAAGCAGATTTAACTTATTGTAATATTGCTCATAATTCCATCCAAGACCGGCGTTCTCAAAAATCAGTCCCATGTGGTCCAGGGGGATGCCTTCATGATTATGTGCCTTTTTATTTTGCCCCAAGATCACCGATGCTTTATGCGATCAGAATGGGGAATGTAACTGACTGCACAGCAGGTCAATCCGATATCGTATATTTAGTTTCAAGCGCCCAAAGAGTGAAAGCTGCGGGCATAGAATTCGTTTTTGCAGACGGCCACGGTATCATGGCTTTCTCAGAATTTTTTGATGATTTGAAAGACCTCGATGCAGTTGATTGGGATATTATGAGTGAAACATATTGGACAGACACATTAGAAGATCCTGACCGAAAAAGAAGAAGGCAGGCTGAATTTCTGGTTTGCCAAAGATTCCCATGGACCCTAATTGAAGAGATTGCTGTTATGGACAGCCATGTTGAATCAGAAGTAGAGACTATAATTTTAAGGGCTTCCCACAAACCTCCCGTAATTATTAGACCAGCTTGGTATTATTAAAAGGAGGGCAAGATGATTAAGCTATCGGAAGGAAATTTATTGGAAGCAAAGGCCGAGGCGTTGGTCAACACCGTCAATTGCGTAGGAATCATGGGGAAGGGTATTGCCCTTCAGTTCAAACAGGCATACCCGAAGAATTTCGAGGAATATGCCAAAGCCTGTAAAATAGGACAGATACGAATTGGTCGCATGTTTGTGCATAAAAGAAATGAAATGTTTTATCCTAAATATATAATCAATTTTCCGACCAAGAGACATTGGAAAGGCGGGTCACGGATTGAGGATATTGAGTTAGGCCTCAAAGATTTAACAAAAAAGGTAATAGAGCTGAAAATAAAGTCGATTGCGATTCCGCCGTTGGGATCAGGATTAGGGGGGTTGAACTGGCGGGATGTAAAAAAACGAATTAATGAAGCTTTTGAAGATATTCCCAATGTTGAAATCCTTCTGTATGAACCAAAAGGTGCACCAAAAGCTGATGAAATCCGAATCTCGACCTCAAGGCCAAGCATGACTAAGGGAAGGGCTTTATTAATCAGGTTGTTAGAAGTTTATAAAAGTCAGGGATATCGCCACACATTGTTAGAAATTCAGAAATTAATGTATTTCTTGCAGAAAGCAGGGGAAGATCTCAAACTCCGCTTTATGCGAAAAAAATATGGACCTTACGCCGAGAACCTTCATCACGTATTACAAAGAATTGATGGACACTTCATAAGGGGTTATGGCGATAGGAGCGGCGGTTCCGAGATATACCTCCTACAGGGAGCCGTTGAAGAAGCAAGATCGTCTCTTGAAGAAGATAAAGAGGCTAAAGAACGGCTCGAAGCTGTTGCCCGACTCATAAGAGGTTTTGAAACACCTTACGGCATGGAGCTTCTTTCTACAGTGCATTGGATTGCTATTGAATATCCTGAAGCTGCAAAAGATCCAGAAATAGCCGTAAGGAAAATCCAGGACTGGAGTTCCAGAAAAAAGCTTAAAATGAAACCTCAACATATCAAAAAAGCATGGGAAAGATTGAAAGAGGAAAAGTGGCTCAGTGCGGCCTAACCAAATATAAAAATTTCGTTCTGGAAAGTCCTTAATTTTTTTCAGATTATCTTAGAATAGCCCTCTATTTGATCGCAAATCAGTTATATCCCCAGGTACGCTTTTTTTTAACGGATTCATTCGAAAGCAGATTGGCGGCGAACTCCGACGGGATGGCGGTGCCACGGTGCGATGGTCGCCGGCGTTGGCGTACTCTGCGTCGGGTGAACCCGGCGCGACAGCGGATACGGGTTAGGTGCTGCCCCAGGGCTTGATGGCTTCCTTGAGCTTGTGGTAACCGTCGATGTAGCGCGGACGGTTGCCGCTGTAAATCCGGTCGAACGTCGCCAGTTGCGCGTCCAGCCATCCGGCCAGCTCGGTGTTGCCCGGATTGGCGGCCTTGTAGGCCTCGTTGATCAAGACAAAGTGGATGCGCGGATCGTAAGGCTGTTTTTCGCCGCCGACCGTTTCGTCCCCCGCCAGCAGGCGCAAGAGCATCGCGTCCGCAGAACCTAGGGTTTGTTCGAAAATCGGCGCGCCTTGCATGCGGTACATGACGCTGGTCATGTCCTTGCCGTTGGTCATGGTGAACCCCATATCCTTCCAGACATTTTGCATCTTGGCGCCGGTCTTGACGTGGTCAAGGACCATCTGGCCCCAGTCACGCAGCACATCGGGGGCGTCCGCCATCAGGTCCGTGAGCCGGTCGCCGTCAAGGTCAGTGGCATATATGATGCAGTTGCGCTGCCGGATCATGTCGTGCAGCAGGAGCCCGAAATTGGTGTCCGAGATGTGTTCGTAAATTTCTCCCCCCCAGCTTTCCATGCCGGCCTTGAAGTCCTTGGGCAGCAGCGCAACGATGGCATCGACGTTGGCTTTATGCTCCTCGTAGGCATCCACCGCGTACTGACGCTGGAGCTGGAACCGGGTGCCTTTCAGCAGCCAGCGCATGATGCCGGCGTTGACGGCGTCTTCCTGGGCCTGGGTCGGCTTGGTGGCGACCCGGCCGATTTGGCCGGTCTCATGGACCATTTTCAGAAACAGGCGCGCGGCGTACGCCATCCGGATGCCCGGGGTGTTCATTTCAGAGTGGATGGTGCCGGTGGCGCGGTCGACGCTGAATTTCTTCTTGTCCTGGGAGTAGGGCAGGCCGGGCATGAAACGGATGCTGGTAATCGAGCCATAGGGCCGCACATTGCAATAGACGCCGGCGGCGGTGCGCAGCGGGGCGTTGCCCGACTTGCCGGTCACCACCACCTTCCGGCCGTTTTCGTTAACCATAAAGTCGCCGGCCGTCGACCACTTCAGCGCGGTATAGTCGAGCTTGCCGAACCACTCAAGGGAGGCCAGTTTCGTGTCGTGCCGGAACTGGGCCATCATCGGCACACCTAAGAACGGCAGGCCGAGGACATCCAGGGCCATCAATGTGCCGTTCAGGGCGAACCGGTCGGTGAACGCATGCGCCACCGGCTTTACGCCGCCATGGGGGTTGCCGCCTTCCCAAATGATGGCACCGGTGCAGCCCCGGGGCTGCACCTTGGAGCGTTTGTAAATGCTGTCCAGATACTTGAACAGGTCGCCGCTTTCTTCTTTCTGTGCGATTTTGAGCAGATCCAGTCTTTCCGTCATTATTCTCAGTCTCCGTTTTGAATAAGAATTCCCTTTCTGGAAGGGAATGCATCAAAAATTTATGGGTCTGTGTAGCGCTCGTGCCGTCCGCAACATATGCCAGTTTATCGGTTGCAGCAACAATTAGGACGCAATTACCAAAAACAAGTTGTGGAGTCAATCGCAGTTTTTGTACAACCCCGATGACCTTTGGAGATCCCCGCTTTTGCGGGGATAATTTTCAACAAGGTTTCTCAGCTGATCATTCGAGAGATAGCGGCTTTGACCGGATAGACAGGGGCGACCCCATCATAATCCGCAGAGGGGATTATATTTAAAACCGGGTTGAAGGGGGGATGGACGTGTGGTGACGGCTATTTTTTTAGTCCCCGCCTGTCGAAATTCCGGATAGACCATCCCGGCGCCGGTCGCATGGACAGGCGCCGGGGTGCTTGGATCAGGACGAGCTCCTGTTGAACAGCATGAACGGCTTGAAAATTTTCAATAATCCATTAAGTTACACCAGTTGATCCGAGAGTTTCAACTCGGCGGCAAGCTGCCGGAGATTGGATACGACAATCGGTGCAAGGGGAATGCCTTTTTCCAGCCGTTCGTGAATTTGGTAATGCTCGATCTCGCCTGGCAGCCAGATGCGGTCGACCCCCTCCATGCGTTTGGATTCCCTGATTTCCCTGATCACCCGGTCCATCTCCTGTTTGAAGGCGTCAACAGGCTGGAAATTGTCCACGCGCATCGCCATGATCATATGACCGCTGTTGTTTCTGCTGGCGACGTCCTTGTTGAAGTCGACGACGTTCCGCCCGAAGGCCGCCCCGTTGAGCACTCCGGCCAGCATCCCGATGATGACATTCAAACCGTATCCCTTGTAATCTCCGATCGGCAGCAGCATTCCTTCCGACGACCGTCGGGGGTCCGTGAGCGGCTGACCTTTCCGGTCGATCATCCACCCGAGCGGGATCGATTCTCCCTTCTGGGCCGCCAGTTTTACCTTGCCGTAGGAGGTCATCGTTGTTGCGATGTCAAGGACGATGGGGGGTTCGCTTCCGGCGGGAATGGCAAAGGAGATGGGATTGGTGCCGAGAATCAGCTCGATGCCCCCCCAGGGCGCCATGTGGTTGGCGTTGGCTACGGTCATGTACATGCCGACCATGTCATGGGCAACCGGCATCGAGGAATAGACAGCGCCGGCCCCGGCATGATTGCCGTTGAAAGTGCCGACCCATGCCAGTCCCGATGCCTGGGCTTTTTGGATCGCAAGCTCTGTCGCAAAGTTCACCACCAGGTGGCCCATCCCGTTGTCTCCGTCCACGAGTGCGGTTACCGCGTTTTCCCGGACGGTATGAATATTCGGGTTGAGGTTGATTCCTCCCGCCTTGATCCGCTGACTGTAATGGTTCAGGCGGAAGATGCCGTGCGTATCCACGCCGCGCAGGTCTGCATCAATCATTCGGACGGCGCAAAGAGCCGCATCGGTCGGGGGAAGCCCCATGGCCGCAAAGGCGCTTGCGCCGAAATCCTCCAGCCGTTTTGCCGGGTAAATCCGTTTCTGTTCCTGTTCCGTCATTTCATTTCTCCTTCTGTGATCTCGACCGGACCCTTGGGCCTCTCGGCTGCTTTGGCAGTTCTCTGCAAGGTAAACAACGTGGATTTAAGCTGTAGTGTAATCTTATTAAATTCCCAGATACGCCTTTTTAACGGATTCATTGGAGAGCAGATTGGCGGCGGAATCGGTCAGGGTGATCCGGCCGGTTTCCATGACATAGCCGCGGTGGGCGACCTTTAGGGCCAGGTTCGCGTTTTGTTCCACCAGGAAAATGGTGGTCCTGTTTTCGCTGTTTATTTTTTTGATGATGTCGAATATGCGTTTGACCACCAGGGGCGCCAGTCCTAAGGAGGGCTCATCCAGCAAGAGCAGCCGCGGCTTGGCCATCAGTGCCCGGGAGATGGCCAGCATCTGCTGCTCACCCCCGCTGAGGGTTCCGCCGGCCTGATGCCGCCGTTCCGCCAGGATGGGAAACAGTTCAAAAATATAATCCAGGTCCCTTTTTATTTCCTCCCGGTCCTTTCGCAAAAAAGCGCCCATATCCAGATTTTCCAAAACGGTCAGATAAGGGAATATCCGGCGGCCTTCCGGCACCTGGCAGATGCCGAGGGATACGATTTTGTTGGGGGGCAGGCCATGAATGGGAGCACCCCTAAACAGGATTTCGCCGAAACGGGGCGGGACAATGCCGCAGATGGACATGAGCGTCGTTGATTTTCCGGCGCCGTTGGCGCCGATCAGGGCGATGATTTCACCCTCGGAAATGTCGATGTTGATCCCTTTCAAAGCCTGAATATTGCCGTAGAAAGTTTCGACATTCTTCAGTTCAAGCATCGGATTCGTCTCCGAGATAAGCCTTGATGACCGCCGGATTGTTTTTGATCTCCCGGGGCGTACCCTGGGCGATTTTTTTGCCGTAGTCCATGACAACGATTCGGTCCGACAGGCTCATTACCAGTTTCATGTCGTGTTCGATTAAAAGGATGGAGACGCCCTCCTGATCCCGCAGCCGCACAATCAGCAGGTCCAGCTCCCTTGTTTCCAGGGGGTTCATGCCGGCGGCCGGTTCATCCAGCAGCAGAATAAACGGATCGGTGGCCAGCGCCCGGGCGATTTCAAGGCGCCGCTGGGCGCCGTAGGGCAGATTTTTGGCAAATTCATTTACAAATTTTGTCAGCCCGATTTTTTCAAGGATGCTGTAGCTGTCGGCCACAACCTGTTTTTCTTCCGCAATCGTCGATTGGGGCCTGAAAACAGCGCCCATAATCCCTGCGGACATTCGGCAGTGGCGGCCGATCATGACGTTTTCAAGGACCGTCATGTTGGGAAACAGGCGGATATTCTGAAAGGTGCGGGCCAGTCCCTGGGCGGTGACCTGGTTGGGTTTTAAGTTGTTTATTTTTTTTAGCTTTTTCCCCGGAGGCGTGATCAGCATTTCGCCGCTGGTGAGGGGGTACATGCCGGTGATGCAGTTAAAAAACGTGGTTTTGCCGGCGCCGTTGGGGCCGATCAGGGCAACGATTTCACCCTGAAAAACCTCGAGGTTCAGGCTGTCCAGGGCCCGTAGGCCGCCGAAATCCTTGGTCAGGTTTTTAACTTCCAATATGGGATGTGCAACATTATCGTTTTTCATTATTATCGCCAAGCGCTTCGAACTGGTAAGTTCGGCGAACCGTACTGATAATGCCGCCGGGCCGAAACACCATCATGGCCACCAGGATGATGCCAAAGAGCAGCGTCCGGTATTCCGAAAATGCGCGCAGGTATTCCGGCAGCAGTATCAGCGTTAAAGCCCCGGTAATGACGCCGACAATGGAACCCATACCGCCCAAGACAACGATGCAGAGGATAATGATCGACTCCCAGATGGTAAAACTGGCCGGGTTGATGAAGGTGGTTTTGGCCGCAAATACGACCCCCCCCATCCCGGCCCAGGTGGCGCCGAGGGCAAAAGCGGTCAGTTTCGTTCGGGTCTTGTCGATGCCCATGGCCTGGCAGGCAATTTCATCTTCCCTTAACGCAATCCAGGCCCTGCCGATCCTGGAATCCTGCAGCCGGTTGACCACAAAGATCGTAAAAATGACCATCCCGATCATCAAAAAGTAGATAAAGATAGTGGATTGATGCAGGGAGAAATCGATGCCGAAGAAGCCCGGGCGGGGGATATTGGCGATGCCGCTGGGGCCGAAGGAAAAATCGTTCCAGTTTTCCAGGACCAAACGGATGATTTCCCCGAAACCCAGGGTGACAATCGCCAGATAGTCTCCGCGCAGGCGCAGAACCGGAAACCCCA encodes:
- a CDS encoding macro domain-containing protein; protein product: MIKLSEGNLLEAKAEALVNTVNCVGIMGKGIALQFKQAYPKNFEEYAKACKIGQIRIGRMFVHKRNEMFYPKYIINFPTKRHWKGGSRIEDIELGLKDLTKKVIELKIKSIAIPPLGSGLGGLNWRDVKKRINEAFEDIPNVEILLYEPKGAPKADEIRISTSRPSMTKGRALLIRLLEVYKSQGYRHTLLEIQKLMYFLQKAGEDLKLRFMRKKYGPYAENLHHVLQRIDGHFIRGYGDRSGGSEIYLLQGAVEEARSSLEEDKEAKERLEAVARLIRGFETPYGMELLSTVHWIAIEYPEAAKDPEIAVRKIQDWSSRKKLKMKPQHIKKAWERLKEEKWLSAA
- the radC gene encoding DNA repair protein RadC is translated as MKKIKDIPISDRPREKLQQKGAAALSDQELLAILLGSGTKTHDVMTLSNRILKVMDKTSASPTLKELQSIEGVGPAKATLIAAAFEFARRRIRPEGLKISFPPDVLPLIRHIADRKQEHFLCVSLNGANEVIATRTVSVGLVNKTQVHPREVFADPITDRASAVIVAHNHPTGNLTPSKDDVEITKELKRAGETLGIKLLDHIIFSHKGYYSFLEKNEL
- a CDS encoding restriction endonuclease subunit S; the encoded protein is LTTKTDDAKKYFFANASQTVNLASINMTTLANVPVPIPPFEEQNEIVRRVEALFKTADQVEARYKKAKSQVDKLTQSILAKAFRGELVPQDPNDEPASELLKRIKAEKAKTIAESKTIKMTKKTTRRRKSSGSL
- a CDS encoding ABC transporter ATP-binding protein; amino-acid sequence: MLELKNVETFYGNIQALKGINIDISEGEIIALIGANGAGKSTTLMSICGIVPPRFGEILFRGAPIHGLPPNKIVSLGICQVPEGRRIFPYLTVLENLDMGAFLRKDREEIKRDLDYIFELFPILAERRHQAGGTLSGGEQQMLAISRALMAKPRLLLLDEPSLGLAPLVVKRIFDIIKKINSENRTTIFLVEQNANLALKVAHRGYVMETGRITLTDSAANLLSNESVKKAYLGI
- a CDS encoding type II toxin-antitoxin system HigB family toxin, yielding MHIISRKKLKEFCERPDGRDAEAPLDAWWYEVKRANWESPSDIKDKYRSASILKDNRVVFNIGGNKYRLVVKINYSTKAVFVRFVGTHKEYDRIDAEVI
- a CDS encoding Ldh family oxidoreductase — protein: MTEQEQKRIYPAKRLEDFGASAFAAMGLPPTDAALCAVRMIDADLRGVDTHGIFRLNHYSQRIKAGGINLNPNIHTVRENAVTALVDGDNGMGHLVVNFATELAIQKAQASGLAWVGTFNGNHAGAGAVYSSMPVAHDMVGMYMTVANANHMAPWGGIELILGTNPISFAIPAGSEPPIVLDIATTMTSYGKVKLAAQKGESIPLGWMIDRKGQPLTDPRRSSEGMLLPIGDYKGYGLNVIIGMLAGVLNGAAFGRNVVDFNKDVASRNNSGHMIMAMRVDNFQPVDAFKQEMDRVIREIRESKRMEGVDRIWLPGEIEHYQIHERLEKGIPLAPIVVSNLRQLAAELKLSDQLV
- a CDS encoding branched-chain amino acid ABC transporter permease, translating into MPSLAEIRKSLLTSIWFMFLTFPVMVIRVNTIYKTVEWRWWNLFFVGVGSFFLSFLWRYLIKRKETGQKKVQSGSAPGKSLLQSAFDKPKVLIPALTVLALFTIAFPFLFSMYQTNIMVNALIYIVIGLGLNIVVGLAGLLDLGYVAFYAVGAYSYALLNYHFGIGFWAALPIGAGMGFFFGILLGFPVLRLRGDYLAIVTLGFGEIIRLVLENWNDFSFGPSGIANIPRPGFFGIDFSLHQSTIFIYFLMIGMVIFTIFVVNRLQDSRIGRAWIALREDEIACQAMGIDKTRTKLTAFALGATWAGMGGVVFAAKTTFINPASFTIWESIIILCIVVLGGMGSIVGVITGALTLILLPEYLRAFSEYRTLLFGIILVAMMVFRPGGIISTVRRTYQFEALGDNNEKR
- a CDS encoding ABC transporter ATP-binding protein; translated protein: MKNDNVAHPILEVKNLTKDFGGLRALDSLNLEVFQGEIVALIGPNGAGKTTFFNCITGMYPLTSGEMLITPPGKKLKKINNLKPNQVTAQGLARTFQNIRLFPNMTVLENVMIGRHCRMSAGIMGAVFRPQSTIAEEKQVVADSYSILEKIGLTKFVNEFAKNLPYGAQRRLEIARALATDPFILLLDEPAAGMNPLETRELDLLIVRLRDQEGVSILLIEHDMKLVMSLSDRIVVMDYGKKIAQGTPREIKNNPAVIKAYLGDESDA
- a CDS encoding DUF4433 domain-containing protein — its product is MATDPTLIYHITHKDNLGRILSNGGLVAQSQISKADLTYCNIAHNSIQDRRSQKSVPCGPGGCLHDYVPFYFAPRSPMLYAIRMGNVTDCTAGQSDIVYLVSSAQRVKAAGIEFVFADGHGIMAFSEFFDDLKDLDAVDWDIMSETYWTDTLEDPDRKRRRQAEFLVCQRFPWTLIEEIAVMDSHVESEVETIILRASHKPPVIIRPAWYY
- a CDS encoding ImmA/IrrE family metallo-endopeptidase, whose amino-acid sequence is MISRLIKTEKDYNLALNRIEQLMDATSGSPEADELELLTALVEMYEDQHFPMDLPDPVEAIKFRMEQLGLKQQDLVPFMGSRSKVSEVLNRKKPLTLSMMRGLNKGLDIPAEVLLREPGAVFPEGFSDLEWSRFPVVEMAKRKWIPEIDGCTDKNEELMRGFISRAGGIEAVAGACLRQGFSARMNAKADKYAVSAWCLRVLEKATARPLEQKYDKGVLSSSALREIAKLSYFSNGPLLAREYLEKQGIHVIVVSHLSKTYLDGAAMLLPDGSPVVGLTLRYDRLDNFWFCLLHELAHIIKHLSKNKQIIVDDLDLRKHEHAAADPVEQEADELASASLIPPKYWEKINTRPIPSAEKVKALAESLKIHPAIIAGRIRYELNNFRILSQLVGHGKARMLFETNG